In a single window of the Penaeus monodon isolate SGIC_2016 chromosome 3, NSTDA_Pmon_1, whole genome shotgun sequence genome:
- the LOC119594392 gene encoding BBSome-interacting protein 1-like codes for MPEGSEAGQVLKEVLPRKGLLYQEDSSPLALCRPKLMPLKSVTLEKLEAMQKAAQEKGRQQQEEQLERQATAPAGGSRIF; via the coding sequence ATGCCGGAGGGGTCTGAGGCTGGCCAGGTGCTAAAGGAGGTGCTCCCACGGAAGGGCCTGCTTTATCAGGAAGACTCCTCCCCGCTGGCCTTGTGTCGCCCAAAACTCATGCCCCTCAAGTCAGTCACCCTGGAGAAGCTGGAAGCTATGCAAAAGGCTGCACAGGAGAAGGGGCGGCAGCAGCAAGAGGAACAACTCGAGCGACAGGCTACTGCCCCAGCCGGTGGCTCCAGGATCTTTTGA
- the LOC119594382 gene encoding LMBR1 domain-containing protein 2 homolog — protein MGVGPLVVEVLVTFVVAAVVLFHYGNWYRHHIVVTVAVLVAWYFSMLIVFILPLDVSNTIYQNCLPDVADTLKVQKLLPVTPSNLTNETSLLSDPLDDGTVTNISVTTVAPAPIPPPIPGCHKPWSFVPAGVFPVFWRVVYWTSQFLTWLILPLMQSYTKAGDFTFSTKLRSALIDNAIYYGSYLLIVGILLLYIALTNLELDGAKLRAIAASASNTWGLFWLVLLLGYGLVEVPRSIWHSASTLHTLHHAYFRAAKLSQEKAEANEHVSDLLQSMRALGGSIGLGHPLRSHMDVIENKVPSELLDRVRQHPTPDSPHADVPSEKALVRLHKQLIKALQNQRRVETQWGLLVENIAYLEDTHRNAVSHDTSFKHSTPPRRHYLISYVYTPTVEWLWRCRIRGYLLRSVAVCCALVSVAVVWSELTFFSTSPTISLFAVFVNLAKASYDYFTIEVISSLTMAYIALCAYSTLFKIRVLNLYYLAPHHQTDEYSLIFSGMMLCRLTPPMCLNFLSLIHMDSHVIKVHTDETHYTQIMGHMDVIKIISDGFNIYFPMMIVALCLATYYSLGSRLLSALGFQQFMSDDDLTSDLIEEGKTLVNRETRRRQRQEDNAARRREFAERFGGGESSASMYRSARQRAEELVRPIKREDSSESAHLELLGGSDNIADYSSHTTTSSLTLEDEMEAGRGSARISGFSGLAQYSRARTHKPDKGLFDDV, from the exons ATGGGCGTGGGACCCCTGGTGGTAGAAGTCTTAGTGACGTTTGTGGTAGCGGCTGTGGTGCTTTTCCACTATGGTAATTGGTATCGTCATCATATCGTGGTCACAGTCGCAGTACTGGTGGCCTGGTATTTCTCTATGCTCATCGTCTTTATTCTGCCACTCGACGTGTCCAAT ACCATATACCAAAACTGCCTCCCAGATGTAGCTGATACATTGAAGGTGCAGAAACTACTTCCTGTAACCCCAAGCAACTTGACCAATGAGACCAGCCTGCTCTCAGACCCACTTGATGATGGCACTGTTACAAATATCTCAGTGACAACAGTGGCCCccgcccccatccctccccctataCCAGGTTGCCACAAGCCCTGGAGTTTTGTGCCGGCCGGAGTCTTTCCTGTGTTTTGGAGGGTTGTCTACTGGACCTCACAATTTCTTACCTG GTTGATCTTGCCTCTCATGCAGTCGTACACTAAGGCTGGagacttcaccttcagcaccaaGCTCCGATCCGCTCTCATAGACAACGCCATTTACTATGGATCGTACCTTCTTATTGTAGGGATACTGCTTCTCTACATTGCCCTGACGAATCTTGAGTTGGATGG AGCAAAACTCAGAGCCATTGCTGCCTCTGCCTCCAACACATGGGGTCTGTTCTGGCTGGTGTTACTTCTTGGCTATGGCTTAGTGGAAGTTCCGCGCTCCATTTGGCACTCCGCCTCCACCCTGCACACACTCCATCATGCATACTTCCGTGCAGCAAAGCTCTCCCAAGAAAAAGCTGAAGCTAATGAGCATGTCAGTGATTTGCTACag AGCATGCGGGCCCTGGGGGGAAGCATTGGCTTGGGTCATCCACTACGTTCACACATGGATGTCATTGAAAATAAGGTCCCTTCAGAGCTCCTAGATAGAGTTCGCCAGCACCCCACTCCTGACTCCCCACATGCAGATGTACCCTCCGAGAAGGCACTCGTCAGGTTGCACAAGcag TTAATAAAGGCCCTGCAAAACCAGAGACGCGTGGAGACTCAGTGGGGCTTGCTAGTGGAGAACATTGCATACTTGGAAGACACTCACCGGAATGCAGTCTCTCATGATACCTCGTTCAAGCACTCAACTCCACCCCGAAGGCATTATCTCATCTCTTATGTTTATACCCCTACTGTAG AGTGGTTGTGGCGGTGTCGCATCCGTGGCTACCTTCTGCGTTCAGTGGCTGTGTGCTGCGCTCTGGTGTCAGTGGCAGTGGTGTGGTCTGAGCTCACCTTCTTCAGCACATCTCCCACCATCTCACTCTTTGCTGTCTTTGTCAACCTCGCAAAGGCCAGCTACGATTACTTCACCAtcgag GTCATATCATCCCTAACCATGGCCTACATTGCTCTGTGTGCATACTCAACCCTCTTCAAGATCCGTGTACTCAACCTGTATTACCTGGCTCCACACCACCAGACAGATGAGTACTCACTCATCTTCTCTGGGATGATGCTGTGTCGACTCACCCCTCCAATGTGCCTcaacttcctctccctcattcataTGGACTCGCATGTCATCAAAGTCCATACGGACGAAACACATTACACGCAG ATAATGGGCCATATGGATGTGATCAAAATTATCAGTGATGGCTTCAACATCTACTTCCCAATGATGATAGTTGCCCTGTGTCTTGCCACCTACTACAGCCTAGGCTCACGGCTCCTCTCTGCACTGGGCTTCCAACAGTTCATGTCAGATGATGACCTCACTTCTGACCTCATCGAAGAAGGAAAGACACTTGTGAATAGAG AGACACGGCGACGCCAGAGGCAAGAAGACAATGCTGCTCGTCGCAGGGAGTTTGCAGAGAGGTTTGGGGGTGGTGAGTCATCTGCCAGTATGTACAG ATCTGCCCGTCAACGTGCCGAGGAGCTAGTGCGTCCCATAAAACGTGAGGACTCTTCTGAGTCAGCCCACCTGGAGCTCCTCGGGGGCTCAGACAATATTGCCGACTATTCATCCCACACAACCACCTCCTCCTTGACCCTTGAGGATGAGATGGAAGCTGGGCGGGGTAGTGCTAGGATCTCTGGTTTTTCTGGCCTAGCTCAGTACTCAAGGGCTAGGACTCACAAGCCTGACAAAGGTCTGTTTGATGATGTCTGA
- the LOC119594411 gene encoding complex III assembly factor LYRM7-like: MQNANLELIYLFFLQLSLTIRYQIIFLESKYRSRADTMNSELRRQVLGCFKQLHRTRLKVFEGDARALIAARQRINEEFAKNRNISDAEDVKKLVDFGHQVEEVLYKNVVQAVQKEDGVYTAKIREETTRLDNKPYTEMPESLIGPFKKKRTKCSDQEK, from the exons ATGCAAAACGCAAACTtagaattaatatatctattttttttacaattatcgcTTACCATAAGATATCAGATTATATTCCTGGAAAGTAAATACCGATCCAGAGCAGACACGATGAACAGCGAATTAAGAAGGCAG GTACTAGGTTGTTTCAAGCAGCTTCACAGAACTCGACTCAAGGTATTTGAGGGTGATGCAAGAGCACTAATTG ctgcaCGCCAGAGAATAAATGAAGAATTTgcaaaaaacagaaatatttcAGATGCTGAAGATGTGAAAAAG CTTGTTGACTTTGGACATCAAGTTGAAGAAGTTCTTTATAAAAACGTAGTTCAAGCTGTTCAGAAAGAAGATGGAGTTTACA CTGCCAAGATTCGTGAAGAAACAACCAGACTGGATAATAAGCCTTATACCGAAATGCCTGAGAGTTTGATTGGCCCattcaagaaaaaaaggacaaaatgcaGTGACCaggaaaagtaa